The sequence AAGGGTTACGGCAAGAAACGACAACACGATGATCCTTTTGCCCATAATGCTCTATTCCGTTTCAGATCAATTTTTTTTACCTGTTATTTCCCCGAGTAATAATCAAGCTCGCTCTTTGCAACGCAGTAATCATGACGGGCCTGATTAAGACGCAGCTTCGCATAGGTGTACGCGCCTTCCCTCATCAGCAGCTCGAAGGTCATGGCCATACCGGTTTTGAACTGGGTGCCGATATAATCGAGACTCACTCGCGACTCTTCAAGCGCCTGCTGAGCCACGGCAATCCTTGCCTTCGCGGTTTTCAGCTCACGCAGCGACTTTCGTATCTCCGCAAGACTGCCGCTTTTAGCTGCCTCGTACGAGTACATTGCCTCGCGCTCCTGAGCCTTTGCCTCCTGAATGCGCCCTTCGGATGCCATGCCGTCAAAAATATCCCACTGCACATTAACACCCATGGCCCAGCTCGATCCTCCGCTGAAAATATTATCGCTGTGCAGATCGGTCCGCAGAAAACCGTTAACCCTCGGCAGGCGAGACGCACGGGCCATTTCGCCCTGACGGACGGCTATGTCCCTGTATGTCTGCATAGCGAGAAGATCCGTTCTGCTTTCGGGAACCAGCGCATCATCGACGGAAGGAACGCCTTTGGTAATGACGAACTCCCCTGTCGGAATAACGGCAACGTCCGGATCGAGATTCAGAAGCACCTTCAGAGCATCGGTAGCGTTCCTGATGGCATCGTGGAGCATCAGTTTCTGCTCATTGAGTTCCGCGAGCCTTACATCCGTAGAAAGCTTGTCGGATTTCGTCAGAAGACCGACATTAAAGGCTTTTGCAGCCTCGCGGCTGTGACCCTGCATGGTCGTAATCGACTGCTCGACCGCTTCGATATTCTTGCGGGCAAGAATCAGACCATAATAGACCTTGCTGACCTGCAGTTCGATCGTCTCCGCGGTTCTCGAAGCCATGAACTCCTGAGCCTTTTTTCCAGTCAGGGCCACGCTGCGGCCAATAGCCGCATCGGCATTGTAGATCGGCTGCATTACCAGCAGAGAGGTGTTGAAGTCGTTTATCGTCGCCGCATCGTTCAGCTTTTCCGGGAAGAAATCGGTCGATTGCACACTGTTCTGCTGGAGCTTCAGCACAAGAGCGGCTCCCGGGTCGTTGGTCACCACAAGGGTCTCGGAAAGCGTCACTTTCGGCAGATAGGACTGGCGGGTCTGCATGATTTTCGCATCAGCCTGATCGACCCTGCTGCGGGCGGCCTTGATCGTGTAATTATTCTCACGGGCCATACGCACCGCTTCTTCGAGAGAAAGCTTCACGGTTCTATTGCCGGCAGCTGCCTGTGCAGGAGCGGCCAGCGCTCCGAACAGACATAAACCGGTCAATACCTGGTTTACCTTCATGGTGATTTACTGTTTTGATATAAGTTTTAAAATACGCCCGACATTTTCGGTATCATTATGACTCATGCACTCTTTGAGACTCCTGTCAAGAACCAGCGAATAGGTCTTTTCAAGAGCGGCTTTAGCCGCCTGGAACTGGATGATTATCTTGTCGCACCCATCTTCCCTCTCTATCATCCGCACAAGAGCTTCTACCTGACCAGCCACCTTTTTCAGTCGTAAAATCACATCGTCCATGTATTCGACTATACCCTGTTAATAATAAAAACACTGCAAATAAGTTCGCCGATATACCCATACGGGGTTGGGGTATGCAAGATATAAAAAAAGGGTGAAGTAGTCAAATCAAATCGCAAGAAGTCACCGTTTTCCGCCTTCTACGGCAAGTTCGGCAGTTGTACAGCAGATATCGGACTGCACCTGACAGAGCATGCTTTCGGTAGCCTGCTGCATGATCTGCGACATGATTGTTTCGCTCATGAACTTGATAATACCTTCCGGCATCATGTTCAGAGGAAAAGAGAGGGTAAAATCCAGAGCTATATCGGTCTCGAAATGCACTTCCGTCCGGGCCTCGTCAAGATGATAAAGACAGATGCGGGTGTTGGCCCGACCGATAAAGGTATGATTGTTATCGATCGAATGTTCGGGAGTTTCTGCCGCGCTGACCCACCTGATGCAGCGGCCTCCGACCTGCTGTCGGGCAGAACCGTCAGTTGGCAGAGCTGATGATGATGGGTGTTCCAGCGACTCTTCGACCTGTTCGACAAAAAAAATAGCCGTAATGGGATTGTTTCTCGGATCCTTGACCTGAAAAATCCACTTATAGATACCAAGTTCCTTCAAATGCACCACACTTGTGCAGTAGGGATTGCACTTGATGATTTTGGTGTGATCGGCAAAATACAGGGAAGACTCATGCAGACATGACTCTATAATAACCTTGGCCTTACTTTTTCCAACAACCTCCATAGTCAGACAATACGTTTAAATGATGAATAAAAAGTCTTCAAAGGAACATTGACACTATTTCAAGAGTTCCCCGCAACCTGACGATTCATAACGCAAAGCAGCTCAACCCTGCCGCAAGAGCTTTCTAATTGAATGATTTTTATTATTATCATGGTTGACTCTGCGGCGTCTGCCGTTCCGACCCATTCAATTCATGCGACAACACTCTGGCTTATGCAGGAAACGTTCAATTATACAACAATTGTTGCTCCCGTAGTTTTTTTTATCAGCGGAATCTTTATAGTCCTTATCCTGAACAAATTCATCGGAAAAAATTCAGGAGAAAAAAAAGCCTGACAGGAAGCCCGCACCGCCTCTCGGGTATTGCGGAATCCAGCCACAGGGCATCGCGATTTGCGATCTAACCCGTTGATCTTTCATGGTTTCAGGCTGGTTTTTATTTGCTCGGCATCGAAAAATTAGTTAGCTTTGATGAAACATATCAGGGCAATGCCAGTTATTGGATATTTTCCCTTAAACACTTTCTCAAACATCAAAACCATAAAGCATCATGTCAAACGGATCCAACATCGATGTACAGGGCGCAGTCAACAATCTTGTTGAAACTGCCGGCAAGCTGTTCCAGCTTCAGCTTGAACTTATGAATAGCAGCCTCAAGGTTCTTGCCAATGCTGTAGAGCCTCTTGCCAAAACGGCAACCGACCTGATCGGCAATTTTGCAACTACCGCTACCCAGGTTCTGCAGAGCGTTTCTTCAGCTGTTGCTCCTAAAAAGTAAGCTCCTGTTTTTTTGCAAAGCACCTTATGCCTGAGGCATAAGGTGCTTTTTTTTTGCATTGCCGTCAGAAATATATTCAGCCGTGCATGCATCCTTCTGATACGCGTCTGTATGAACATCGAAAACAACATCCGCCTTTTTTTCGATACTGAAGCGAGAGATCATCTTGCTATAACCCCGATACAGGGAGATGCATCCTCGCGCCGTTACTACAGGATTACCGGCACTGAACCCAGCACCATAGCCTGCCACGATCCTCAGCTTCGCACATTGAATCTGCACAGTTATCCCTTCCTGATCCTTCACGCCCTGTTTTCACGACACAGCCTGCCGGTTCCGGAAGTGCTTGCCGTCAAGGCGGAATACGGCCTGCTGCTGCTTGAAGACTGCGGCAGTGTTATGCTGCAGGATCTCGTCAACGAACCGGATAATGAAAAGAGTGCCGAACTCTACAGGAACTGCATCGATATTCTTGTCGGCATACAATCGATAACGGGCGATTCCAG comes from Chlorobium limicola DSM 245 and encodes:
- a CDS encoding metal-sensitive transcriptional regulator; protein product: MDDVILRLKKVAGQVEALVRMIEREDGCDKIIIQFQAAKAALEKTYSLVLDRSLKECMSHNDTENVGRILKLISKQ
- a CDS encoding DUF1997 domain-containing protein; its protein translation is MEVVGKSKAKVIIESCLHESSLYFADHTKIIKCNPYCTSVVHLKELGIYKWIFQVKDPRNNPITAIFFVEQVEESLEHPSSSALPTDGSARQQVGGRCIRWVSAAETPEHSIDNNHTFIGRANTRICLYHLDEARTEVHFETDIALDFTLSFPLNMMPEGIIKFMSETIMSQIMQQATESMLCQVQSDICCTTAELAVEGGKR
- a CDS encoding TolC family protein, producing MKVNQVLTGLCLFGALAAPAQAAAGNRTVKLSLEEAVRMARENNYTIKAARSRVDQADAKIMQTRQSYLPKVTLSETLVVTNDPGAALVLKLQQNSVQSTDFFPEKLNDAATINDFNTSLLVMQPIYNADAAIGRSVALTGKKAQEFMASRTAETIELQVSKVYYGLILARKNIEAVEQSITTMQGHSREAAKAFNVGLLTKSDKLSTDVRLAELNEQKLMLHDAIRNATDALKVLLNLDPDVAVIPTGEFVITKGVPSVDDALVPESRTDLLAMQTYRDIAVRQGEMARASRLPRVNGFLRTDLHSDNIFSGGSSWAMGVNVQWDIFDGMASEGRIQEAKAQEREAMYSYEAAKSGSLAEIRKSLRELKTAKARIAVAQQALEESRVSLDYIGTQFKTGMAMTFELLMREGAYTYAKLRLNQARHDYCVAKSELDYYSGK